One stretch of Bacteroidota bacterium DNA includes these proteins:
- a CDS encoding Na+ dependent nucleoside transporter codes for MKFYPFVLLLIFGLFTQLGHAANPPVEQQLSRKWDLEQIQYTKDISATLFSKESHLSFFIKNNRKRFDFSIDSNTTSGDWYISDSTLILIYDLTPFSATVDSVVYEVIENQPVIIYFSQGKQVLRQESSQLKTEKKIEQFNFEFSNDALQLSNPEIKYLFKFTPTEIYKSGFTLNGFFRGLLGLFTLLLIAFLFSSNRRGINWILVAKGLGLQILIAVCVLKIPLIQTFFEGVSTVFVEILNFTRAGSTFVFGGLVSDTSAYGFIFAFQVLPTIIFFSALTSLLFYLGIIQKIVYAFAWLMNKLMGLSGAESLAAAGNIFLGQTEAPLLIKPYIDSMTKSEILCLMSGGMATIAGGVLVAYVGFLGGDDPQQQLFFAKHLIIASLLSAPAAIVAAKILLPETEEIKRKMEVSKEKIGDNALESIANGTVQGLKLAVNVAAMIIVFIAFIAMTNYIFSDIIGDYTGLNSKIFAWSNGQYNSLTMQFMLGIVLKPLAWLMGTSWADSALVGQLLGEKTILNEFVAYVTLGELKNSGLFTDEKSIIIATYILCGFSNFSSIGIQIGGIGVLAPNKRTLLSQLGIKALIAGTLASLFTAVIIGMLI; via the coding sequence ATGAAATTTTATCCTTTTGTTCTCCTTTTAATTTTCGGGTTATTCACACAATTAGGGCATGCTGCAAATCCCCCTGTTGAACAGCAATTGTCGCGAAAGTGGGACTTGGAACAAATCCAATATACTAAGGATATCTCAGCAACACTATTTTCTAAAGAGAGTCATTTGAGTTTCTTTATAAAAAACAACAGAAAAAGATTTGATTTCAGTATAGATTCAAATACTACTTCTGGCGACTGGTACATATCAGATAGCACTTTAATACTTATTTATGATCTAACTCCTTTTTCTGCAACAGTTGATTCGGTGGTATACGAAGTTATAGAAAATCAACCTGTTATAATATACTTTTCACAGGGAAAGCAAGTATTGCGGCAGGAAAGCAGTCAGTTGAAAACAGAAAAAAAAATTGAACAGTTTAATTTTGAATTTTCTAATGACGCACTGCAATTATCTAACCCTGAAATTAAATACCTTTTTAAATTCACCCCTACTGAAATCTATAAATCCGGGTTTACCTTAAATGGTTTTTTTCGTGGATTATTAGGGTTATTTACCCTTCTTCTAATCGCTTTTCTATTCAGCAGTAATCGCAGGGGAATCAATTGGATTTTAGTTGCTAAGGGATTGGGGCTACAAATATTAATAGCAGTTTGTGTTTTAAAAATACCACTTATTCAAACTTTTTTTGAAGGTGTAAGTACTGTTTTTGTAGAAATATTGAATTTTACCAGAGCTGGTTCTACTTTCGTATTTGGTGGTTTGGTAAGTGACACTAGTGCTTATGGATTTATTTTCGCTTTCCAGGTATTGCCTACTATTATATTTTTTTCCGCTTTAACTAGTCTACTATTCTACTTAGGCATCATTCAGAAAATAGTATATGCTTTTGCCTGGTTGATGAATAAATTAATGGGCTTATCTGGTGCGGAAAGTCTTGCGGCAGCTGGCAATATATTTTTAGGCCAAACGGAAGCCCCACTGCTGATAAAGCCGTACATAGATAGCATGACTAAATCAGAAATACTCTGCCTTATGAGCGGAGGTATGGCAACTATAGCAGGAGGAGTATTGGTGGCTTATGTTGGTTTTTTAGGTGGGGATGATCCTCAACAGCAATTATTTTTCGCTAAACACCTTATTATTGCATCCCTCCTTTCTGCTCCAGCGGCAATTGTGGCAGCAAAGATATTGCTTCCGGAAACAGAAGAAATTAAACGTAAAATGGAGGTAAGTAAAGAGAAAATAGGCGACAATGCTTTGGAATCAATTGCTAATGGGACAGTACAGGGTTTAAAACTAGCAGTAAATGTAGCTGCAATGATTATTGTTTTCATTGCATTTATAGCTATGACCAATTATATTTTTTCGGACATTATTGGTGATTACACTGGTTTAAATAGCAAAATTTTTGCCTGGAGTAATGGACAATACAATAGTTTGACCATGCAATTTATGCTTGGAATAGTTCTTAAGCCTTTGGCGTGGTTAATGGGGACATCCTGGGCCGATAGTGCTCTTGTGGGGCAACTATTGGGTGAGAAGACTATACTAAATGAATTTGTTGCCTACGTTACACTTGGAGAACTTAAAAACTCGGGATTATTTACAGATGAAAAATCAATAATTATTGCCACTTATATCCTTTGTGGATTTTCAAATTTCTCTTCCATTGGTATTCAAATTGGTGGAATAGGAGTTCTTGCTCCAAATAAAAGAACTCTGCTCTCTCAATTAGGTATAAAAGCACTTATTGCTGGTACACTTGCATCCTTATTTACAGCTGTAATTATTGGAATGCTTATTTAA
- a CDS encoding electron transfer flavoprotein subunit alpha/FixB family protein, translated as MSVLIFADSSNGKVIKSGFEAICYGSKIASQTGTTATVVVTGDCSNINEISEYGASKVLHAKNTNTLENQVLTRIITKAAEQENSSVIIFSHDIAGKAIAPRVAARLDAGFVAGAIELPKTDAGFTVKKAVFSGKAFAEIEITSNKKVISLLPNSFPVEKISGSAQVVDFSVSEDLLKSKITVKEVKKKVDEISLREAEIVVSAGRGLKGPENWGMIEELARELHAATACSRPVADIGWRPHHEHVGQTGVAIAPNLYIAIGISGAIQHLAGVNRSKTIVVINKDPEAPFFKAADYGIVGDAFEIVPKLIEAFKKLKASAN; from the coding sequence ATGTCAGTATTAATATTTGCAGATTCTTCCAATGGAAAAGTAATTAAGTCAGGATTTGAAGCCATTTGTTATGGAAGTAAAATCGCCTCCCAGACAGGAACAACAGCAACCGTAGTTGTAACAGGAGACTGCAGCAATATAAATGAAATTTCAGAGTATGGAGCATCGAAAGTTTTACATGCAAAAAACACGAACACTTTAGAGAACCAGGTTCTAACCAGAATTATCACAAAGGCAGCGGAACAGGAAAATTCTTCTGTCATTATTTTTTCTCACGATATAGCTGGCAAAGCAATTGCACCAAGAGTGGCAGCAAGACTAGATGCTGGATTTGTAGCAGGAGCTATTGAATTACCAAAAACAGATGCTGGTTTTACTGTTAAAAAAGCCGTTTTTTCCGGAAAAGCTTTTGCTGAAATTGAAATAACTTCAAATAAAAAAGTAATTTCTCTTCTTCCTAATTCTTTCCCTGTTGAAAAAATAAGTGGATCAGCCCAAGTGGTTGATTTTTCAGTAAGTGAGGATTTATTAAAATCAAAAATTACAGTTAAAGAGGTGAAGAAAAAAGTTGATGAAATATCTTTGCGCGAGGCTGAAATAGTTGTTTCAGCAGGAAGAGGATTAAAGGGTCCTGAAAATTGGGGAATGATTGAGGAACTTGCAAGAGAACTTCACGCTGCAACTGCTTGCTCCAGGCCAGTAGCTGACATCGGGTGGAGGCCACATCATGAACATGTAGGACAGACAGGAGTTGCTATTGCACCCAATCTTTATATTGCAATAGGTATTTCAGGAGCTATTCAACATTTAGCTGGAGTTAACAGAAGCAAGACAATCGTTGTCATCAACAAAGATCCTGAAGCACCCTTCTTTAAAGCAGCTGATTATGGAATTGTAGGCGATGCCTTTGAAATAGTTCCCAAATTAATTGAGGCTTTTAAAAAATTAAAAGCTAGTGCGAATTAA
- a CDS encoding bifunctional nuclease family protein: protein MKKIKLEIVGLSYSQTQSGAYALVLGEARGKRRLPIIIGGFEAQAIAIELEKISPSRPLTHDLFKNLSDNFNITINEVIIYNLVEGIFFAKLICTNGEKEVEIDTRTSDAIALAVRFKCPVFTYEFILSSAGIILEEGASPEAFEGTHEEEAKEDKKKGNLGAASENELKEMLKNAIDEENYEKASKIRDEISSRKKSN from the coding sequence GTGAAAAAGATCAAATTAGAAATTGTTGGATTATCATATAGTCAGACGCAATCGGGAGCATATGCTCTTGTATTAGGTGAGGCCAGAGGCAAAAGAAGATTACCCATCATTATAGGAGGTTTTGAGGCCCAGGCCATTGCTATTGAACTGGAAAAGATAAGCCCAAGCCGACCCCTTACTCACGATTTGTTTAAAAATCTTTCTGACAATTTTAATATCACCATCAATGAAGTAATTATCTATAACTTGGTTGAAGGAATTTTCTTCGCTAAACTTATTTGTACAAATGGAGAAAAAGAAGTAGAAATTGACACGCGTACTTCTGACGCAATTGCACTTGCTGTTAGATTCAAATGCCCAGTTTTTACATATGAATTTATTCTTTCCTCTGCAGGCATTATCCTGGAAGAGGGCGCCTCACCCGAAGCCTTTGAAGGCACACATGAGGAGGAAGCAAAAGAAGATAAAAAGAAAGGCAATCTTGGGGCTGCTTCCGAAAATGAGCTTAAAGAAATGCTCAAAAATGCAATTGATGAGGAAAATTATGAAAAAGCCTCAAAAATAAGGGATGAAATATCCAGCAGAAAAAAATCCAATTAA
- the tig gene encoding trigger factor, translating into MNITKEQIDNLNAVVRIKLSPEDYASKVEKTLRDHSKKVSMPGFRPGKVPFGMVKKMYGKTVMAEEINKILSESLYSYLQENKIEILGNPLPRTDEHIDWDNQKEFEFSYDLGLLPEFSVNLDKMKKFDFQTVKVDEDLINKQIEDIRKRYGKMGSPEISNQNDVLFAELVELDENGNVKENGIAKSSTIVLDRMKDEQTKTKLTGLKLEDTISVDPKKLSENSTDLAAMLGVDKTIAEQLNTNFQLTVKNISRIEPSEINQEMFDKVYGQGTVTTEEEFRTKVAQDISAMFQGDVDNKLFNEISSALIDNTAISLPDEFLKRWMQTVSEKPVTIEQIEAEYDKYAKGLKWQLIENKLIKEYKIEVSHEEVLAFTKEIIKDQFARYGRMNMSDEELSETAKRIMENKEEIKRIYERIYDKKMLDLFKETIPLNEKPVSIDEFYESANKA; encoded by the coding sequence ATGAACATTACGAAAGAACAAATTGATAATTTAAATGCTGTTGTAAGGATTAAACTTTCTCCTGAGGATTATGCCTCTAAAGTTGAAAAAACGCTTCGCGATCACAGTAAAAAAGTGAGTATGCCAGGATTCAGGCCAGGAAAGGTTCCTTTTGGAATGGTGAAAAAGATGTATGGAAAAACTGTAATGGCTGAGGAGATAAATAAAATTTTATCTGAATCTTTATATTCATACTTACAAGAGAATAAAATTGAAATTTTAGGAAACCCATTACCAAGAACGGATGAACATATAGACTGGGATAATCAAAAAGAGTTTGAGTTTTCTTATGATCTAGGTTTACTTCCTGAATTTTCGGTAAACTTAGATAAAATGAAAAAATTTGATTTCCAAACCGTTAAAGTGGATGAGGATTTGATAAACAAACAAATAGAAGACATCAGAAAAAGATACGGTAAAATGGGATCTCCAGAAATATCAAATCAAAATGATGTGTTGTTTGCGGAATTGGTTGAACTGGATGAAAACGGCAATGTTAAAGAAAATGGTATTGCAAAATCATCCACAATAGTACTTGATCGGATGAAAGATGAACAAACCAAAACTAAACTTACTGGTTTGAAACTAGAGGATACTATTAGTGTTGATCCAAAAAAGCTAAGCGAAAACAGCACTGATTTAGCTGCAATGCTAGGAGTTGACAAAACTATTGCCGAACAGTTAAATACAAATTTTCAACTTACGGTTAAAAATATTTCCCGCATTGAGCCCTCTGAAATCAATCAGGAAATGTTTGATAAGGTTTATGGGCAGGGAACTGTAACTACAGAAGAAGAATTCAGAACAAAGGTGGCCCAGGATATTTCTGCTATGTTTCAGGGAGATGTAGACAACAAGCTTTTTAATGAAATTAGTAGTGCATTGATAGACAATACAGCAATATCGCTTCCAGATGAATTCTTGAAAAGATGGATGCAAACGGTAAGTGAAAAACCTGTAACAATAGAACAAATTGAGGCAGAATACGATAAGTATGCCAAGGGCCTAAAATGGCAACTCATAGAAAACAAGTTGATTAAAGAGTATAAAATTGAAGTAAGCCATGAGGAAGTACTTGCCTTTACAAAGGAAATTATAAAAGATCAATTCGCACGTTACGGGCGTATGAATATGTCTGATGAGGAATTGAGCGAGACTGCAAAGAGAATCATGGAAAATAAAGAAGAGATTAAAAGGATCTATGAGCGGATTTACGATAAAAAAATGTTGGATCTTTTTAAGGAAACTATTCCCTTAAATGAAAAACCAGTTTCGATTGATGAATTTTATGAGTCGGCCAATAAGGCTTAA
- the clpP gene encoding ATP-dependent Clp endopeptidase proteolytic subunit ClpP, translated as MFDQNEFRKYATKHRGINSLTFDSYTASVTPYIIEERQLNVAQMDVFSRLMMDRIIFLGTGINDQVANIIQAQLLFLESADAKKDIQIYLNSPGGSVYAGLGIYDTMQYIAPDVATICTGMAASMGAVLLCAGAAGKRSALRHARVMIHQPMGGAEGQASDIEITAREIQKLKKELYDIIADHSGQPYDRVWGDSDRDYWMTATESKEYGMIDEVLIRTKASPNK; from the coding sequence ATGTTTGATCAGAACGAATTCAGAAAGTACGCAACTAAACATCGCGGAATTAACAGCCTAACCTTTGATAGTTATACTGCTTCGGTAACACCATATATTATAGAAGAGCGCCAGCTTAATGTTGCCCAAATGGATGTTTTTTCCAGATTGATGATGGATAGGATCATTTTTTTGGGAACTGGTATCAATGACCAGGTTGCAAATATTATACAAGCTCAGCTTTTATTTCTTGAGTCAGCAGACGCTAAAAAAGACATCCAGATTTATCTTAATTCTCCAGGAGGAAGTGTTTATGCAGGTCTTGGGATTTATGACACCATGCAATATATTGCACCTGATGTTGCCACTATTTGTACCGGTATGGCAGCTTCGATGGGCGCAGTCTTATTATGTGCTGGTGCTGCAGGCAAGCGTTCTGCATTAAGACATGCAAGGGTTATGATCCACCAGCCTATGGGTGGAGCAGAGGGTCAAGCATCTGATATTGAAATCACTGCCAGGGAAATACAAAAACTAAAAAAGGAATTGTATGATATAATTGCTGACCATTCAGGACAACCTTATGATAGGGTTTGGGGTGATAGTGACCGTGATTACTGGATGACAGCAACCGAGTCAAAAGAATACGGAATGATTGATGAAGTATTGATTAGAACCAAAGCATCACCTAATAAATAA
- the clpX gene encoding ATP-dependent Clp protease ATP-binding subunit ClpX, with translation MTKNNIRCSFCGRDKQDTAVLIAGITGHICDHCVTQAQTIVKEEIAEKSNKALNKSLKLLKPKEIKQFIDEYVIGQDEAKKVLSVAVYNHYKRITQKFPKNADEVEIEKSNIIMVGETGTGKTLLAKSIAKMLNVPFCIADATALTEAGYVGEDVESILARLFQAADYDMAATERGIVFIDEIDKIARKSDNPSITRDVSGEGVQQALLKLIEGAVVNVPPQGGRKHPDQKYLQVNTKNILFVCGGAFDGIDKIISKRLNTNSIGYSSGQDTEVLDKENMLQYITPQDLKSFGLIPELIGRIPMLTYLNPLDKETLRRILTEPKNALVKQYIRLFEIDGIKLTIEEPVYDFIVDKAIEYKLGARGLRTICEAVMLDAMFDLPSDKNVKDIKITIAYAQEKLSKARINKLKVA, from the coding sequence ATGACTAAGAATAATATAAGGTGCTCTTTTTGTGGAAGAGATAAACAGGATACCGCTGTTTTAATCGCAGGTATTACAGGTCATATTTGTGATCATTGTGTTACACAAGCCCAAACAATAGTAAAAGAAGAGATAGCCGAGAAGTCCAATAAGGCCTTAAACAAATCACTAAAACTACTTAAGCCCAAAGAAATTAAGCAATTTATTGATGAATATGTAATAGGACAGGATGAGGCTAAAAAAGTTTTATCTGTTGCTGTTTACAATCATTACAAAAGGATTACCCAGAAGTTTCCCAAAAATGCAGATGAGGTTGAAATTGAAAAATCAAATATCATTATGGTTGGAGAAACTGGGACAGGTAAAACACTATTGGCAAAATCAATTGCTAAAATGTTAAACGTGCCTTTTTGCATTGCCGATGCCACCGCTTTAACCGAAGCTGGTTATGTTGGAGAGGATGTTGAGAGTATTCTTGCCAGACTTTTTCAGGCTGCAGATTATGATATGGCTGCAACTGAGAGAGGTATTGTATTCATTGATGAAATTGATAAAATTGCTCGTAAGAGTGATAATCCTTCTATTACCAGAGATGTTTCAGGCGAGGGTGTTCAACAGGCTTTGCTCAAATTAATTGAAGGAGCTGTTGTAAACGTTCCACCACAAGGGGGCAGAAAGCATCCTGATCAAAAATACCTTCAGGTAAATACGAAGAATATACTTTTTGTATGTGGTGGTGCTTTTGATGGAATTGACAAAATAATTTCAAAGCGATTAAATACAAATTCAATTGGATATAGCTCAGGACAGGATACAGAAGTATTGGACAAGGAAAACATGCTTCAGTATATTACTCCCCAGGATTTGAAAAGTTTTGGATTAATCCCTGAATTAATAGGTAGAATTCCAATGTTAACATACCTGAATCCACTTGATAAGGAAACATTAAGAAGAATTTTAACCGAACCCAAAAATGCGCTTGTTAAGCAATATATAAGACTTTTTGAAATAGATGGAATAAAACTTACAATTGAAGAACCTGTTTATGATTTTATTGTGGATAAAGCAATTGAATATAAATTGGGCGCAAGGGGACTAAGGACTATATGTGAGGCTGTGATGCTTGATGCTATGTTTGATTTACCTTCAGATAAAAACGTTAAGGATATTAAAATAACCATAGCCTATGCACAGGAAAAATTAAGCAAAGCAAGAATTAATAAACTTAAGGTTGCATAA
- a CDS encoding thymidylate synthase: protein MKQYHDLMNHVLKHGTKKTDRTGTGTTSVFGYQMRFNLQEGFPLVTTKKLHLKSIVHELLWFLKGDTNTAYLNENGVSIWDEWADENGDLGPVYGYQWRSWPTTDGRHIDQITQLIEQIKKNPDSRRLIVSAWNVGEIEKMALPPCHAFFQFYVANNKLSCQLYQRSADIFLGVPFNIASYALLTLMVAQVCGLEPGDFVHTFGDAHIYSNHMEQVNLQLSRESKKLPVMKINSQVKNIFDFKFEDFTLEGYDPHPAIKGKVAV from the coding sequence ATGAAGCAATACCATGATTTGATGAATCACGTGCTTAAGCACGGTACAAAAAAAACAGATAGAACGGGAACAGGCACTACTAGTGTTTTTGGGTACCAAATGCGCTTTAACCTTCAGGAAGGATTCCCTTTGGTTACAACAAAGAAATTACATTTAAAATCGATAGTACATGAACTTTTATGGTTTTTAAAGGGTGATACGAATACAGCATATTTAAATGAAAACGGAGTAAGTATTTGGGATGAATGGGCTGATGAAAATGGGGACCTTGGACCAGTATACGGATATCAATGGCGATCCTGGCCAACTACGGATGGAAGACATATTGACCAAATAACCCAATTGATTGAACAAATTAAGAAAAATCCGGATTCCAGAAGACTTATTGTAAGTGCGTGGAATGTAGGTGAAATAGAAAAAATGGCTTTACCGCCTTGCCATGCTTTTTTTCAGTTTTATGTTGCCAACAATAAATTGTCATGTCAGCTTTACCAGCGCAGTGCAGATATATTCTTAGGCGTACCATTCAACATTGCCTCCTATGCCCTTTTAACATTAATGGTTGCCCAGGTTTGTGGATTGGAACCAGGAGATTTTGTTCATACCTTTGGTGATGCTCATATTTATTCAAACCATATGGAACAGGTGAACCTTCAATTATCAAGAGAATCAAAAAAATTACCTGTAATGAAAATAAATTCACAGGTGAAAAATATTTTTGATTTTAAATTCGAGGATTTTACACTGGAAGGATATGATCCTCATCCTGCAATTAAAGGAAAAGTTGCTGTATAA
- a CDS encoding DEAD/DEAH box helicase, whose product MTFENLNIIEPISQALKSKGYTQPSPIQEKAIPHILKGQDVFGCAQTGTGKTAAFAVPILQLLHQQQLKERRPGIKALILAPTRELAIQIDESFRDYGKGLNIKHTVIFGGVSQGKQTNALQRGVDIVIATPGRLLDLMNQGFVRLNSLQFFVLDEVDRMLDMGFVKDIKKIITKIPVKRHTIFFSATVPPEIKGLADSLLNNPVSVQVAPVSSTAEKVKQSVYYVEKGDKNALLQHLLKSEVIEHALVFTRTKRGADKVVKDLNRNGISAEAIHGNKSQNARQKALTGFKNRTIKILIATDIASRGIDVDKLTHVINYELPEVPETYVHRIGRTGRAGEEGVALSFCATDEKDSLKGINKLLKSNIPVAVPEHFTFSKAPVGVVGEVKRTHSRTFQRRRN is encoded by the coding sequence ATGACATTTGAAAATCTAAATATTATTGAGCCTATTTCCCAGGCCTTAAAATCAAAGGGATACACACAGCCATCACCTATTCAGGAAAAAGCGATACCACATATTCTAAAAGGACAGGATGTTTTTGGCTGTGCACAGACAGGTACTGGAAAAACCGCTGCATTTGCTGTTCCAATTTTACAATTACTTCATCAGCAACAATTAAAAGAAAGAAGACCAGGAATTAAAGCTTTAATTCTTGCTCCAACCAGGGAACTGGCTATTCAAATAGATGAGAGTTTCAGGGATTATGGCAAAGGCCTAAACATAAAACACACTGTTATTTTTGGTGGAGTTTCACAGGGCAAACAAACAAACGCTCTGCAAAGAGGGGTAGATATTGTTATTGCAACTCCAGGAAGACTTCTTGATCTTATGAATCAGGGCTTTGTAAGACTTAATTCGCTTCAATTTTTCGTACTTGATGAAGTAGACAGAATGCTCGATATGGGTTTTGTTAAGGATATAAAGAAAATAATTACGAAAATACCAGTAAAGAGACATACTATATTTTTCTCCGCAACAGTTCCACCCGAAATAAAAGGATTGGCTGACAGTTTACTGAACAACCCTGTTTCTGTGCAGGTTGCTCCTGTTTCATCTACTGCCGAAAAGGTTAAACAATCGGTTTATTATGTTGAGAAAGGAGATAAAAATGCTTTGTTACAACATCTTTTGAAATCAGAGGTAATTGAACACGCCTTGGTATTTACAAGAACTAAGCGAGGAGCTGATAAAGTGGTTAAGGATTTAAATAGAAATGGAATTAGTGCTGAGGCAATTCATGGAAACAAATCACAAAATGCAAGGCAAAAAGCATTAACCGGCTTTAAAAACAGGACTATAAAAATTCTAATTGCAACAGATATTGCTTCAAGGGGAATAGATGTAGATAAATTAACTCACGTAATTAATTACGAACTACCTGAAGTTCCTGAAACATATGTTCATCGTATAGGCAGAACAGGCAGGGCTGGAGAAGAAGGTGTAGCTTTATCCTTTTGTGCAACTGATGAAAAAGACAGTTTAAAAGGGATAAACAAGTTACTTAAATCAAACATTCCTGTTGCTGTACCTGAACATTTTACTTTTTCCAAGGCGCCAGTTGGTGTAGTGGGCGAAGTTAAAAGGACTCACAGCAGAACTTTTCAGAGAAGAAGAAATTAA
- a CDS encoding flavin reductase family protein, giving the protein MLTIDPKNTKTSILHSYLLSAVAPRPIAFASTMDTDGNPNLSPFSFFNVFSANPPIAVFSPARRGRDNTTKHTFENIKETMEVVINMVSYDMVQQMSLSSTEYAKGVNEFEKSGFTPLKSDLVKPFRVKESPVQMECTVIDIIELGDSAGAGNLIICEIIKMHISEEVLNENQMIDPFKIDLVARMGANWYCRASGDALFEVEKPLATIGIGYDKIPKNISSSSILTGNDLGKLGNVEKLPDETEVNEFKLMELSEFFIKLKDNPEQLEQQLHKMAKTLLDKGQVMDAWKTLLAFNG; this is encoded by the coding sequence ATGCTCACCATTGACCCCAAGAATACTAAAACATCCATTCTGCACAGTTATTTGTTAAGTGCAGTTGCACCCAGGCCTATTGCCTTTGCAAGCACAATGGACACGGATGGGAATCCGAATTTAAGTCCATTTAGTTTTTTCAATGTATTTAGCGCTAATCCCCCAATAGCTGTTTTCTCGCCTGCAAGAAGAGGGCGTGACAATACCACCAAACACACATTTGAAAATATAAAAGAAACCATGGAAGTGGTTATAAACATGGTAAGTTATGACATGGTCCAACAAATGTCGCTTTCCAGCACGGAATATGCAAAAGGAGTAAATGAGTTTGAAAAATCAGGCTTTACTCCCCTTAAATCTGATTTAGTAAAGCCTTTCAGGGTAAAGGAATCACCAGTGCAAATGGAATGCACAGTTATTGATATTATTGAACTGGGAGATTCTGCAGGTGCAGGAAACCTAATAATTTGTGAAATTATTAAAATGCACATAAGTGAAGAAGTGTTAAATGAAAATCAAATGATTGATCCTTTTAAGATAGATCTTGTTGCAAGAATGGGTGCAAACTGGTACTGCCGGGCAAGCGGAGATGCATTGTTCGAGGTAGAAAAGCCTTTAGCTACCATAGGAATAGGATACGATAAAATACCAAAGAATATTTCCAGCAGCAGTATTTTAACAGGAAATGACCTTGGAAAATTAGGCAACGTAGAAAAACTGCCTGATGAAACAGAAGTAAACGAATTTAAATTAATGGAATTAAGTGAGTTCTTCATAAAGCTAAAGGACAATCCTGAGCAATTAGAACAGCAATTGCATAAAATGGCAAAAACACTGCTGGATAAGGGCCAGGTAATGGATGCATGGAAAACACTTTTAGCCTTTAACGGATAA
- a CDS encoding dihydrofolate reductase codes for MIKSFLVAVAKNNVIGKDNKLPWYLPADLRFFKNLTTGHHIIMGRKTFESFGKPLPNRTSVVITRKKDYNSQGCIVVHSIEEAIKTAAVEKEIFIIGGEEIFSQSMSIADRIYLTRINEEFEGDAFFPELNSQEWKLKEKQDFEADEKNKYGYSFCIYERK; via the coding sequence ATGATAAAATCTTTTTTAGTGGCAGTTGCAAAAAACAACGTAATTGGCAAGGACAATAAGCTTCCATGGTATTTACCTGCTGATTTAAGGTTTTTCAAAAACCTTACCACAGGTCATCATATTATAATGGGCAGGAAAACTTTTGAGTCTTTTGGTAAGCCGTTGCCAAACAGGACTTCCGTTGTAATTACCAGGAAAAAAGATTATAATTCCCAAGGTTGTATTGTTGTGCATTCTATTGAAGAGGCCATTAAAACTGCTGCAGTTGAAAAAGAAATTTTTATTATTGGTGGAGAAGAAATTTTCAGTCAATCAATGTCGATTGCAGACAGAATTTATTTAACCCGGATAAACGAAGAATTTGAAGGAGACGCTTTTTTTCCTGAATTAAATTCACAGGAATGGAAATTAAAGGAAAAGCAAGACTTTGAAGCTGATGAAAAGAATAAATATGGATATTCCTTTTGTATTTATGAAAGGAAATAA